In one window of Miscanthus floridulus cultivar M001 chromosome 12, ASM1932011v1, whole genome shotgun sequence DNA:
- the LOC136495325 gene encoding uncharacterized protein, with amino-acid sequence MMAIITPRVILVNTFGSGKNTSIMYEFYNPSAISCQLAFGQLPIKLCFADVIKPRETITCGTDWNKVVQLSPDADTTDVDISTWTPVSFITESYKQWWREWKEHLFATSVHTYRHMIDPEYAIPDDAVNNPAPTMSKSGKPFDLWPVSPISPIGYNAPTLAALTHQKIRTKTITSKSKLATARATPSAAATTLVKAFKGVRAAAGSSSAIPPISSTTSFDEPSEQQLGTSASIPDVQASQSTSADALQPIVADAQAKRKALTDAEAQPKRQRSMPIPTSAPMSSVIIPQEPTTDEVIEYIPSASSTDPPHDILQVASSSQAQEIALKQEQDSPNSLFSFAIDVSDDDGEETSSSLALGTISAETKSRLEALLNLLQQDTAQLVDDSDPAKAIFKTIRGQVPADVEEVLFPAAHLESRQL; translated from the exons atgatggccatcattactcccagggtaaTCCTagtaaatacatttggtagcgggaaaaacaccagcattatgtatgaattttacaacccatcagcAATATcctgtcaattggcttttgggcaactgccaatcaaactttgctttgccgatgtgatcaaacccagggaaacaattacctgcggaacagattggaacaaggtagtacaactctcccccgatgccgatactacagatgttgatatatccacctggacgccagtatctttcatcaccgagtcatataagcaatggtggcgagagtggaaggaacatctgtttgcaacatctgttcacacatatcggcacatgatcgaccctgaatacgccattcccgatgatgca gttaacaacccagcaccaactatgagcaaaagtgggaaacccttcgatctttggcctgtttccccgatatcaccgatcggctacaacgctcccaccttagccgctttgactcaccagaagatccgtaccaagaccatcacctccaagtccaaattggctacagccagggccactccatcggctgctgctacaaccttggtcaaggcattcaag ggggtaagagctgctgctggatcgtcatcggcaattcctccgatatcaagcaccacttcttttgacgaaccttcagag caacaattgggtacatcggcaagcataccagatgtccaagcttcacaatcaacaagtgccgatgccctccagccaatcgttgccgatgcccaagcaaagcgcaaagctttaacagatgctgaagcacagccaaaacgacaaaggtccatgccgatccctacatctgccccaatgtcatcggtcatcatacctcaagagccaaccaccgatgaagtcatagagtatatcccatcggcaagctcaaccgatcccccacacgacatactccaggttgcttcctctagtcaagcacaggaaatcgccttgaaacag gaacaagactccccaaacagcctattctccttcgctattgacgtctctgacgatgatggagaggaaacaagttcttcccttgcactgggaacaatatcggcagaaactaagtccaggttggaagctctcctgaacttgctacagcaggataccgcccaactggtagatgactcggaccccgcaaaggcaattttcaaaacaatccgtggccaggtccctgccgatgttgaagaagtactcttcccagcagcccatttagagagtcgccaactataa
- the LOC136497987 gene encoding uncharacterized protein, producing MGGLSVIAPPARDSASPQHRRARRAFLVSNYLILGCASGCGFLTLSLRLVPSVDGFLLILLHALTVAAAVAGCAVIAASDPPRGRCYTVHMSATVVVSILQGAAAVLAFSRTAEFLSDGLKSYVREEDGAVILRMVGGLGVAIFCLEWVALALAFVLRYYVYVDRECGGNPMRRSAKVGGEDGGAGTWPWPFQV from the coding sequence ATGGGCGGCCTCTCGGTGATCGCGCCCCCCGCGAGGGACTCGGCGTCCCCGCAGCACCGCCGCGCGCGCCGCGCGTTCCTCGTCTCCAACTACCTCATCCTGGGCTGCGCCTCCGGGTGCGGCTTCCTGACGCTCTCGCTCCGCCTCGTCCCCTCCGTGGACGGCTTCCTGCTCATCCTACTCCACGCGCTCACCGTGGCGGCCGCCGTGGCCGGGTGCGCCGTCATCGCGGCGTCCGACCCGCCGCGGGGCCGCTGCTACACCGTCCACATGTCCGCCACCGTCGTGGTCTCCATCCTGcagggcgccgccgccgtgctcgcCTTCTCCCGCACCGCGGAGTTCCTCTCCGACGGGCTCAAGTCGTACGTCCGCGAGGAGGACGGCGCCGTCATCCTCCGCATGGTCGGCGGCCTCGGCGTCGCCATCTTCTGCCTCGAGTGGGTCGCGCTCGCGCTCGCCTTCGTGCTCAGGTACTACGTCTACGTCGACAGGGAGTGCGGCGGCAACCCGATGCGCCGCAGCGCCAAGGTCGGCGGCGAGGACGGCGGCGCCGGCACCTGGCCCTGGCCCTTCCAGGTCTGA